Proteins encoded within one genomic window of Haloferax volcanii DS2:
- a CDS encoding YjiH family protein, with amino-acid sequence MLGSQAWESEDHVSDASVRAEEKSISDVDFGRNGWRPIVRFIVAFLTGGFVFLFPIQWNGQTTIPLDVILTLIQNASIAAVELFALGIIIVGGVLTTVANVHYRGTPTFSQQTVDRLELEYWRTASVFVLFRLAAVFFAFAILFDIGPAWMLADPIVNIAWGALVITVALVIPIGAVFVNLLAELGGLQFIGTLAQPVMRPAFKLPGQSALDSAASWLGSFSIGYYLTRNVFDRGGYNKREVFVICTCFATANLGTVGAVAAILGLLHIFPVIVLLYTIATLAVAAILVRIPPLSMVPNEYIAEPDPEPRFTGTVGEYLRFAFNEGVSTAANGDSIPRASFTGFIDGLKLAGTVVGSVLTMSMVVLLLEAYTPAFEYIAEPFVPLLSLFGIPDPKLATIGIILGGAEFFIGSTFVVQADLVTQVFVLIVTSAQAIFFSAPAPMMVDMFDDVPMRFRDLFLLLVMRTVLLIPIAAALTHAADTLGLI; translated from the coding sequence ATGCTCGGTAGCCAAGCATGGGAGAGCGAAGACCACGTATCCGACGCATCGGTGAGAGCCGAGGAAAAGTCGATTTCCGATGTAGACTTCGGTCGAAACGGATGGAGACCGATAGTTCGGTTCATCGTCGCGTTTCTGACTGGGGGATTCGTCTTCCTGTTTCCCATACAGTGGAACGGTCAGACGACGATTCCACTCGACGTCATCTTGACGCTCATCCAGAACGCATCGATAGCCGCCGTCGAACTGTTCGCACTCGGCATCATCATCGTGGGGGGTGTGTTGACGACTGTCGCCAACGTTCACTATCGTGGCACGCCGACGTTTAGCCAACAAACGGTCGATCGACTCGAGTTGGAGTACTGGCGTACAGCGTCGGTGTTCGTTCTGTTCAGACTCGCGGCGGTCTTCTTCGCGTTCGCGATTCTGTTCGACATCGGGCCGGCGTGGATGCTTGCGGACCCCATTGTCAACATCGCCTGGGGCGCACTCGTCATCACGGTCGCGCTCGTAATACCGATCGGTGCCGTCTTCGTCAATCTACTCGCGGAACTCGGAGGACTCCAGTTCATTGGTACGTTGGCACAACCGGTAATGCGGCCAGCATTCAAACTCCCAGGGCAGTCAGCACTCGATAGCGCAGCATCGTGGCTCGGATCGTTCAGTATTGGCTACTACCTCACTCGGAACGTGTTCGACCGGGGCGGATACAACAAGCGTGAGGTGTTCGTCATCTGTACCTGCTTTGCAACGGCGAACTTAGGGACCGTCGGTGCGGTTGCGGCCATTCTCGGCCTGCTTCACATTTTCCCGGTCATCGTGCTTCTCTACACCATCGCGACCCTCGCCGTCGCGGCCATCCTCGTCCGGATTCCACCTCTCTCGATGGTGCCGAATGAGTACATTGCAGAGCCCGACCCAGAGCCTCGGTTTACTGGAACTGTTGGTGAGTATCTACGGTTCGCGTTCAACGAGGGCGTCTCGACGGCGGCGAACGGTGACTCGATACCCCGCGCGTCGTTTACTGGCTTCATCGATGGTCTGAAGCTTGCCGGTACGGTCGTCGGTTCCGTGTTGACGATGTCGATGGTTGTTCTCCTGCTTGAGGCGTACACGCCGGCGTTCGAATACATTGCCGAACCGTTCGTTCCGCTGCTGTCTCTGTTTGGGATTCCGGATCCGAAACTGGCCACTATCGGTATCATCCTGGGCGGAGCGGAGTTCTTCATCGGCAGCACGTTCGTCGTCCAGGCGGACTTAGTCACGCAGGTGTTCGTCTTGATCGTCACGAGTGCGCAGGCCATCTTCTTTTCTGCACCGGCACCGATGATGGTCGATATGTTCGACGACGTGCCGATGCGGTTCCGCGACCTCTTTCTCCTCTTGGTCATGCGTACCGTGCTCCTCATTCCGATTGCCGCGGCACTGACGCATGCGGCGGACACGCTTGGCCTGATATAG
- a CDS encoding amidohydrolase family protein — translation MEDDVVRDKLTTEFGPTPIMGKWDAAYGIKEGNEGLFTQGRAEYAEDVHEACEKFAIDDPIVNAGINNLPLQHHPVLKNGIVQAGNDYMLDNFADEGVYTSMLVPKWDTEYAVEEIERVASEDNIVAAYSWFDPKTPWGSEQFEPVFEALVEHDLPLLLHGSLAYWPQHSYVGDEMLTWTEVLGFDWPVHTMVNIVNMIMRGVFDRYPDLNVVFQEGGHWWLPFLRYRMDEFYEMHPDDIRITPRKHEDGEEYLDRRPSEYLRDNIYVTTQPLALPRGSGQARNLLELSMAEDTFIYSSDWPHQTLDPPTWFYTSRAFDEDLRDAVLHKNAEDILGI, via the coding sequence GTGGAAGACGACGTCGTCAGAGACAAGCTGACGACTGAGTTCGGTCCGACACCGATTATGGGCAAGTGGGACGCCGCCTACGGTATCAAAGAGGGCAATGAAGGACTGTTCACGCAGGGACGCGCGGAGTATGCTGAAGACGTTCACGAGGCCTGCGAGAAATTCGCCATCGACGATCCCATCGTCAACGCCGGGATCAACAATCTCCCGCTTCAGCACCATCCCGTCCTGAAGAACGGAATCGTGCAGGCGGGCAATGATTACATGCTCGACAACTTCGCGGACGAGGGAGTCTACACCTCAATGCTCGTCCCGAAGTGGGACACCGAATACGCGGTTGAAGAAATCGAGCGCGTCGCATCGGAGGACAATATCGTCGCCGCGTACTCGTGGTTCGACCCCAAGACGCCGTGGGGAAGCGAACAGTTCGAGCCGGTGTTCGAAGCACTCGTCGAACACGACCTTCCACTCCTCCTGCACGGGTCGCTCGCGTACTGGCCACAGCACTCCTACGTCGGTGACGAGATGCTGACGTGGACCGAGGTACTCGGGTTCGATTGGCCCGTCCACACGATGGTAAACATCGTGAACATGATTATGCGAGGCGTGTTCGACCGGTATCCTGACCTCAACGTCGTCTTTCAGGAGGGTGGCCACTGGTGGCTCCCGTTCCTGCGCTACCGAATGGACGAATTCTACGAGATGCACCCCGACGACATCAGAATCACCCCCCGGAAGCACGAAGACGGCGAGGAGTACCTTGACCGACGTCCGAGCGAATACCTCCGCGACAACATCTACGTGACGACCCAACCGCTCGCACTTCCGCGAGGGTCCGGACAAGCAAGGAATCTACTCGAGCTGAGTATGGCGGAGGACACGTTCATCTACTCGAGCGACTGGCCGCACCAGACGCTCGACCCGCCGACGTGGTTCTACACGTCCCGCGCGTTCGACGAGGACCTTCGCGACGCGGTCTTACACAAGAACGCCGAAGATATACTCGGTATCTAA
- a CDS encoding FAD-binding and (Fe-S)-binding domain-containing protein: protein MSNRLDQRSTSADHTDERPNYDHTSNDVKRPALVSDLRERVDGDVRFDTYTRQLYATDASAYEETPIGVVFPTSTEDTAAVVSYCSERGIPVLPRGAGTSLAGQAVNEAVVLDFTRYMDTIVSVDADARYAQVQSGVVLAELNEALSPHELKFAPDPAAGDRSVIGGAIGNNSTGAHSLKYGKTDAYVEECEVVLADGTVATLGETDLDKLRERADSDGTLLQRVYAEVVRIVDDEADEVRARFPELKRNVSGYNLDVLVEEAETGTVNLARLMAGSEGTLAVVTEAKVALEPVPETKAVSLLFYESVLDAVTDVQHVLEHDPAAVELIDDVLIGLARDTADFEEIAALVPDDAHAGLLVEFYADDDGHGRSLTSGLLADRVSEGEGDVEPPKDHPDTVQTFSFAGVEAHSEVDREQFWKLRKAGLPILLSRTSDVKHISFIEDCAIPPEHLPEFVERFQTLLEAKNRDVDAAFYAHAGPGVLHVRPLVNTKAAADRRDMVEIADAVTDFVVELGGSVSGEHGDGRARTQWNRKLYGDALWDAFRDLKTAFDPDWLLNPGNVCGDHDMTEHLRYDGEYSYDTGFEPSLNWENENGMQGMVELCHGCGGCRGGQDTSGGVMCPTYRAAGEEITTTRGRANLLRQAMSGDLPDDPTDDEFAEEVLDLCIGCKGCARDCPSEVDMAKLKTEVMHARHQEHGSSLRDKLFANFDALAPLGSTLAPISNLAQSIPGARTIAEKTLGIAREQALPEFQRETVRDWFESRGGAHVAESNAERKAVFFVDSYTNYSHTEVGKATVRVLEAAGVHVRLAERTDSGRPALSKGFVEKSRDAVESNVAELAPYVRDGWDVVLAEPSDAVMFQSDALDLCDGPAVESLAANAYGVCEYLDSFRLGENVDWEPTTESVAYHGHCHQKAVKKDHHAVGVLRRAGYEVDPLDSGCCGMAGSFGYESEHYSLSKSIGEILFEQIEVSEATAVTAPGTSCRTQLSDDRIEAVTTESSLSGTELDREEPPTPVELLDYCLPN, encoded by the coding sequence ATGAGTAACCGTCTAGACCAACGCAGCACGTCTGCTGATCACACCGACGAACGACCGAACTACGATCACACGTCGAACGACGTCAAGCGGCCGGCGCTCGTCTCCGACCTTCGAGAGCGAGTTGACGGCGACGTTCGGTTCGATACGTACACGCGGCAGTTGTACGCAACCGACGCGAGTGCGTACGAAGAGACGCCAATCGGCGTCGTATTCCCGACATCGACCGAGGATACCGCTGCCGTCGTCTCTTACTGCTCCGAACGGGGAATCCCAGTCCTCCCCCGGGGTGCTGGAACGAGTCTGGCCGGACAGGCGGTCAACGAGGCCGTCGTCCTCGACTTCACCCGGTACATGGACACCATCGTGTCGGTCGATGCGGATGCACGGTACGCTCAGGTGCAATCCGGCGTCGTCCTCGCGGAACTCAACGAGGCGCTGTCCCCACACGAACTGAAGTTCGCACCCGACCCCGCGGCCGGCGACAGGAGCGTCATCGGCGGTGCCATCGGCAACAACTCAACCGGCGCGCACTCGCTCAAATATGGGAAGACCGACGCGTACGTCGAGGAGTGTGAGGTTGTCTTGGCCGACGGGACGGTCGCAACGCTCGGCGAGACGGACCTCGATAAACTCCGAGAGCGCGCCGACAGCGACGGCACGCTTCTCCAACGCGTGTACGCCGAAGTCGTTCGCATCGTCGACGACGAAGCCGATGAGGTCAGAGCGCGGTTCCCCGAGTTGAAACGCAACGTCTCCGGGTACAACCTCGACGTTCTCGTGGAAGAAGCCGAGACGGGGACAGTCAACCTCGCGCGGCTCATGGCGGGGAGCGAAGGGACATTAGCGGTCGTCACCGAAGCCAAGGTCGCCTTAGAGCCGGTCCCCGAGACGAAGGCGGTCTCGCTGCTGTTCTACGAGAGCGTGCTCGACGCCGTGACCGACGTGCAGCACGTCCTCGAACACGACCCCGCGGCCGTCGAACTCATCGACGACGTCCTTATCGGGTTGGCGCGGGATACCGCCGATTTCGAGGAGATTGCCGCGCTCGTCCCGGACGACGCACATGCGGGACTACTCGTGGAGTTTTATGCCGACGACGACGGTCACGGACGGTCGCTGACTTCGGGGCTCCTCGCTGACCGCGTTTCCGAGGGAGAAGGGGACGTAGAGCCACCGAAGGACCACCCAGACACCGTACAGACGTTCTCATTCGCCGGGGTGGAAGCGCACAGCGAGGTTGACAGAGAGCAGTTCTGGAAGCTTCGGAAAGCCGGTCTCCCCATCCTGCTCTCTCGGACGTCCGATGTGAAACACATTAGTTTCATCGAGGATTGTGCGATTCCACCGGAGCACCTCCCCGAGTTCGTTGAACGCTTCCAAACACTGCTCGAAGCCAAGAACCGCGACGTCGACGCAGCGTTTTACGCGCACGCCGGCCCGGGCGTCTTGCACGTCCGCCCGCTCGTGAACACGAAAGCCGCGGCGGACCGACGGGACATGGTCGAGATTGCCGACGCTGTGACCGACTTCGTGGTCGAACTCGGCGGGAGCGTCTCCGGCGAACACGGCGACGGTCGCGCGCGGACTCAATGGAACCGCAAACTGTACGGTGACGCGCTCTGGGACGCCTTCCGTGACCTGAAGACCGCGTTCGACCCCGACTGGTTACTCAACCCTGGCAACGTCTGTGGCGACCACGATATGACCGAGCACCTCCGGTACGACGGCGAGTACTCCTACGACACCGGATTCGAACCATCGCTCAACTGGGAGAACGAAAACGGCATGCAGGGGATGGTAGAACTTTGCCACGGCTGTGGTGGGTGTCGTGGGGGCCAAGACACGTCCGGGGGCGTGATGTGTCCGACGTACCGCGCTGCCGGTGAAGAGATTACGACGACGCGGGGGCGCGCGAATCTCCTTCGACAAGCGATGAGTGGGGACCTACCGGACGACCCGACTGACGACGAGTTCGCCGAGGAGGTGCTTGACCTCTGTATCGGCTGTAAGGGGTGTGCCCGCGACTGTCCGAGCGAAGTCGACATGGCGAAACTGAAGACCGAAGTCATGCACGCACGTCACCAAGAACACGGGTCGAGCCTCCGTGACAAGCTCTTCGCGAACTTCGACGCATTGGCTCCCCTCGGAAGCACGCTCGCCCCGATTTCGAATCTTGCACAGTCAATCCCGGGGGCGAGAACGATTGCGGAGAAAACGCTCGGGATCGCACGCGAGCAGGCGCTTCCGGAGTTCCAACGTGAGACAGTACGTGATTGGTTCGAGAGCCGCGGCGGTGCGCACGTCGCCGAGAGCAACGCCGAGCGGAAGGCGGTTTTCTTCGTGGACAGTTACACCAACTACAGTCACACGGAGGTCGGAAAAGCGACGGTTCGTGTCCTTGAGGCCGCCGGTGTCCACGTTCGGTTAGCTGAGCGCACCGATAGCGGTCGACCGGCGCTCTCGAAGGGGTTCGTCGAAAAATCGCGCGACGCAGTCGAAAGCAACGTCGCGGAACTCGCACCGTACGTCAGAGACGGTTGGGACGTCGTCCTCGCCGAGCCGTCCGACGCGGTGATGTTCCAGTCTGACGCGCTCGACTTATGCGATGGCCCCGCTGTCGAATCCCTCGCAGCGAATGCCTACGGAGTTTGCGAATACCTCGACTCCTTCCGGCTCGGCGAGAACGTCGACTGGGAGCCGACGACTGAGTCGGTCGCCTACCACGGTCACTGCCACCAGAAGGCGGTGAAGAAAGATCACCACGCCGTCGGTGTCCTTCGGCGCGCCGGCTACGAGGTCGACCCGTTGGATTCGGGCTGTTGCGGTATGGCTGGGAGCTTCGGCTACGAGTCCGAGCATTATTCACTCAGCAAATCGATCGGCGAGATCTTGTTCGAGCAGATCGAGGTAAGTGAGGCAACCGCCGTCACGGCCCCTGGAACATCCTGTCGGACGCAACTCAGCGACGACCGTATCGAAGCAGTCACCACCGAGAGCTCGTTGTCTGGAACGGAACTCGACCGCGAAGAGCCGCCGACCCCGGTTGAACTACTCGACTACTGTCTCCCCAACTAA
- a CDS encoding SLC13 family permease, which translates to MSSDSRWPTIGIPNIHPTWVSPLFGILVAAAIFRFVPLARDASLMLAITVFCVVLWIKSPVEPWFTALLGIGLIGVAFSPGLALTGFRSPATWLVAVGILVGEASRQSGLARLVETLARTRMPTAASTDAVAAFRYLLVAFCLASLALAVLIPSALVRVLILGPILLSLGDLFTERRAKIGLFLGPLFATFYGSSGVLTGALANIIVTGLVESTTGLSISWTEWLLWAGPVMGIGRVLVVITVTYLLYHPRDKGSLAAHERTANVGVTSQQLRMLAFLLVGVAIWMTDFLHGLHPLFGALVVALLAFAPKIGVVDSDAISEADFSILFFFGAIFAIAAGLQQTGFTDLAAEALLSQLPSDASLPIVLVFVVVVSQLLALVMEGLAVASVLTPILTSFSSSIGIPLVPVAVMEAVALNTYFFPYQSAVLVAILGMGTVDSVELTRISSAIAAVSLLFLVPVQIGVFVVFF; encoded by the coding sequence ATGTCGAGTGACTCACGTTGGCCTACCATTGGCATCCCTAATATCCACCCTACATGGGTTTCACCTCTCTTTGGGATACTTGTGGCTGCAGCTATCTTTCGGTTCGTTCCACTCGCGCGAGATGCGAGTCTCATGCTCGCTATCACAGTGTTTTGCGTCGTGTTGTGGATCAAGTCACCGGTTGAGCCGTGGTTCACAGCACTCCTCGGCATCGGATTAATCGGAGTCGCATTCTCGCCTGGGTTAGCATTGACAGGGTTTCGTTCGCCGGCGACGTGGCTGGTCGCTGTTGGAATTCTCGTCGGAGAAGCTTCCCGTCAGAGTGGTCTGGCAAGGTTAGTAGAGACGCTTGCTCGCACCCGAATGCCGACCGCTGCCTCAACTGATGCCGTCGCTGCGTTTCGATACCTACTCGTCGCCTTCTGCCTCGCTAGTCTCGCGCTGGCCGTCTTGATACCTTCTGCGCTCGTTCGGGTTCTCATTCTTGGGCCGATACTGCTCTCACTCGGCGACCTCTTCACTGAACGGCGAGCGAAAATTGGGCTCTTTCTCGGCCCACTGTTCGCGACGTTTTACGGTTCATCAGGCGTTCTGACTGGGGCTCTCGCGAACATCATCGTAACCGGGCTCGTCGAATCTACCACTGGCCTATCTATCTCATGGACTGAATGGCTACTCTGGGCCGGTCCCGTGATGGGAATCGGTCGCGTTCTGGTGGTAATCACCGTCACCTATCTCCTCTATCACCCGCGCGACAAGGGTTCCCTCGCCGCTCACGAACGAACTGCGAACGTTGGTGTGACATCCCAGCAGTTGAGAATGCTCGCCTTCCTCCTCGTTGGTGTAGCCATCTGGATGACGGACTTCTTACACGGACTCCATCCGTTATTCGGCGCGCTCGTGGTTGCACTCTTGGCGTTCGCTCCAAAGATTGGTGTTGTCGATTCGGACGCCATCTCTGAGGCCGATTTCTCGATCCTGTTCTTTTTCGGCGCGATATTCGCAATCGCCGCGGGTCTCCAGCAGACTGGGTTCACCGATCTGGCTGCCGAAGCGCTCCTCTCACAGTTGCCGAGCGATGCATCGCTCCCTATCGTTCTCGTATTCGTCGTCGTCGTCTCACAACTCCTCGCTCTGGTGATGGAGGGTCTTGCCGTCGCCAGTGTCCTCACACCAATTCTCACTTCATTTTCGAGTAGTATCGGAATCCCGTTGGTTCCAGTGGCGGTGATGGAGGCTGTGGCCCTCAATACCTACTTTTTCCCGTATCAATCGGCAGTTCTCGTGGCGATCCTCGGGATGGGAACTGTAGACAGTGTCGAATTGACCCGCATCTCGAGTGCTATCGCTGCTGTGTCACTGCTATTTCTCGTTCCAGTACAAATCGGGGTGTTCGTGGTTTTCTTCTGA
- a CDS encoding cupin domain-containing protein translates to MAQQEPEELLELSSGTRGILEEHDLRPLWEVEDDMGHVLDDPDSDIWKWEDIQTAIDAIEEDVPIADLPPGFQRRVAVPINTANAISNTIYVGIQTVSPGETAPSHRHGANALRFTIDGHEEMKTVVAGEEFPMKDNDLITTPQWEWHDHVNDGDETAAWLDVLDLPLVLDSLNAKNTFEYHELDRQPVTKTPGYWESQYGRARDYGETKRDGIPGPFEGKCEATPPYRFGWDDTLEALRQRADNDTPDPHDGYSLSYVNPASGKPPLFPTMSFRAQLLQEETDPHFHNTTEVYFVIEGEGATHVGDEALEWSQWDVFVVAPDEIHHHDPDGEAILLGMTDRPVFEAFNLYAEAAPQ, encoded by the coding sequence ATGGCACAACAAGAGCCAGAGGAACTCTTAGAGCTGAGTTCCGGTACCCGAGGTATCCTCGAAGAACACGACCTACGTCCACTGTGGGAAGTCGAAGATGACATGGGCCACGTCTTAGACGACCCCGACTCAGATATCTGGAAGTGGGAGGATATTCAGACTGCCATTGACGCTATCGAGGAAGACGTTCCGATTGCCGACCTCCCACCGGGGTTCCAGCGGCGCGTCGCCGTTCCAATCAACACGGCGAACGCCATCTCGAACACTATCTACGTCGGGATTCAAACGGTCTCACCGGGCGAAACCGCGCCTTCGCACCGACACGGGGCGAACGCGCTTCGGTTCACGATCGACGGGCACGAGGAGATGAAGACGGTGGTCGCGGGCGAGGAGTTCCCGATGAAGGACAACGACCTCATCACGACGCCGCAGTGGGAGTGGCACGACCACGTGAACGACGGCGACGAGACGGCAGCGTGGCTCGACGTCCTCGACCTCCCGCTCGTGCTCGATTCGCTCAACGCGAAAAATACCTTCGAGTATCACGAACTGGACCGTCAGCCGGTCACGAAGACGCCGGGATACTGGGAGTCACAGTACGGGCGTGCCCGTGACTACGGCGAGACGAAGCGAGACGGCATTCCTGGTCCATTTGAGGGGAAGTGCGAGGCGACGCCGCCCTACCGGTTCGGGTGGGACGACACCCTAGAAGCACTCCGTCAGCGCGCCGACAACGATACCCCAGACCCGCACGACGGCTACAGTCTCTCGTACGTCAACCCAGCGTCGGGGAAGCCGCCGCTGTTTCCAACGATGTCGTTCCGCGCGCAGTTGCTTCAAGAGGAGACTGACCCACACTTCCACAACACGACTGAGGTATACTTCGTCATCGAGGGTGAAGGCGCGACACATGTCGGTGACGAGGCACTGGAGTGGAGTCAGTGGGACGTGTTCGTCGTCGCACCGGACGAGATTCATCACCATGATCCGGATGGTGAGGCCATCCTCCTCGGGATGACCGACCGTCCCGTGTTCGAGGCGTTCAACCTCTACGCCGAGGCGGCACCACAGTAA
- a CDS encoding IclR family transcriptional regulator: MTNADSPKRPIKTAVRVFELVQIVQDLESATFTDISEHVDMAESTLHDYLTTLTHIGYFVNEGRQYSLSLRFLDHGIAARDTFSICSKSRDTLKQLAEESGAAVWLTVEQSGKVVYLAQELGENSIETHERLGKHEFMNCLASGKVMLAFSSDEHIANVVETHGLPQQTPESITSRDELQKELAEIREQGYAVNHNETAQGVSAVAAPIVVNDDIRGAIAIAAPHARIENDEYRQQLIELVTTGSNEIELRLAYE, from the coding sequence ATGACAAACGCTGACTCACCGAAGCGGCCCATCAAAACAGCAGTTCGAGTGTTTGAGTTAGTCCAGATAGTCCAAGACCTAGAATCTGCGACGTTTACCGACATTTCCGAACATGTCGACATGGCTGAGAGTACACTGCACGACTACCTGACGACACTCACCCACATCGGCTACTTTGTGAACGAAGGACGGCAGTACAGTCTCTCACTCCGATTTCTGGATCACGGTATTGCCGCACGTGATACATTTTCGATATGCTCGAAGTCGAGAGACACTCTCAAGCAATTGGCTGAAGAAAGTGGTGCTGCAGTTTGGTTGACGGTCGAACAGAGTGGAAAAGTAGTCTACTTAGCACAGGAGTTAGGAGAAAATTCGATCGAGACACATGAAAGATTGGGTAAACACGAGTTCATGAATTGTCTAGCGTCCGGAAAAGTGATGCTTGCGTTCTCGTCGGACGAACACATCGCGAATGTCGTCGAGACCCATGGTCTCCCGCAGCAGACTCCAGAGTCAATCACATCGAGAGATGAGCTACAGAAGGAGCTTGCCGAGATTCGTGAACAAGGGTACGCCGTCAACCACAATGAGACCGCACAGGGAGTTTCTGCAGTCGCTGCACCTATCGTGGTCAACGACGATATTCGAGGCGCAATCGCCATCGCAGCGCCCCATGCACGCATCGAAAACGATGAATACCGTCAGCAGCTCATTGAACTTGTCACAACGGGGTCAAACGAAATCGAACTCCGATTAGCGTACGAGTAG
- a CDS encoding fumarylacetoacetate hydrolase family protein, giving the protein MRFVRFDQEHLGLLTNDGIVDLTDRLGLGTTDPLVEYINGDYDANEYVDAEPDYDRSEVEIKSPVKRPGKVIAAPLNYENHIEEAIADKDITTDEWFSIEDKGYFLKAPSSVVGPDHGIELPFDDRRVDHEIELAFVMGEDTKDVDSDEAWNNIFGYTILLDISVRGDQDRSNRKSYDTFTVVGPSVVTPDEIDDPQNLDMQLDLNGETRQDANTSDMVYTCADIVQYASIGATLETGDIVTTGTPEGVSELNDGDTVEAEIESVGSMTVDVTQRDLSFADVNVQKGGQ; this is encoded by the coding sequence ATGCGATTCGTCAGATTCGACCAGGAACACCTGGGACTGTTGACTAACGACGGCATCGTCGACCTTACCGACCGCCTCGGACTCGGTACCACTGACCCACTCGTCGAGTACATCAATGGTGACTACGATGCCAACGAATACGTCGATGCTGAACCGGACTACGATAGAAGCGAAGTCGAGATCAAGTCGCCAGTAAAGCGCCCCGGTAAGGTTATCGCGGCACCCCTGAACTACGAGAACCACATCGAGGAAGCCATCGCGGATAAGGACATCACCACAGACGAGTGGTTCTCGATCGAGGACAAGGGGTACTTCCTAAAAGCGCCGTCGAGCGTCGTCGGGCCGGACCACGGCATCGAACTGCCGTTCGACGACCGTCGAGTCGACCACGAAATCGAACTCGCGTTCGTGATGGGCGAAGACACCAAGGACGTCGATTCCGACGAGGCCTGGAACAATATCTTCGGGTACACCATCCTACTCGACATCTCGGTCCGCGGCGACCAGGACCGGTCGAACCGGAAGTCCTACGACACGTTCACCGTCGTCGGCCCGAGCGTCGTCACCCCGGACGAAATCGACGACCCGCAGAATCTGGACATGCAGCTCGACCTCAACGGGGAGACACGTCAAGACGCGAATACCAGCGATATGGTCTACACCTGTGCGGACATCGTCCAGTACGCGAGTATCGGTGCGACGCTCGAAACCGGCGACATCGTCACGACGGGAACGCCAGAAGGCGTGAGCGAACTCAACGACGGCGATACCGTCGAGGCCGAAATCGAGAGCGTCGGATCGATGACCGTCGACGTCACGCAACGGGACCTATCTTTCGCCGACGTGAACGTCCAGAAAGGCGGCCAGTAA
- a CDS encoding universal stress protein, which translates to MSLKTFSGFESRYKELCYKLSFVQSCEWRKAIASQLLEPPDSETMTTILLAVDTDVERAKKQAKTITSLPLQKEDTHISVLHVFRTDDDRADAKNLKSVKAALGDLEAAGFAVKVEQLSGDAVQSILEMSERIDADIISLAGRKRSPAGKALFGSVSQEVLLKSERPVLIETTD; encoded by the coding sequence GTGAGCCTCAAGACGTTCTCGGGTTTCGAGAGTCGGTATAAAGAACTATGTTACAAGCTGTCATTCGTACAGTCGTGCGAGTGGCGTAAGGCGATTGCGAGCCAATTGCTCGAACCACCCGACAGCGAAACCATGACAACGATTCTACTTGCAGTCGACACGGATGTTGAACGAGCCAAAAAGCAAGCCAAAACCATAACCAGTCTCCCGCTACAGAAGGAAGACACTCACATCTCCGTGTTGCATGTCTTCCGTACGGACGACGACAGAGCCGACGCGAAGAATCTTAAGTCGGTCAAGGCGGCCCTCGGTGACCTCGAAGCGGCAGGGTTTGCGGTCAAAGTCGAACAGTTGAGCGGGGATGCGGTTCAAAGCATCCTCGAGATGTCAGAGCGTATCGACGCCGACATCATCAGTCTCGCCGGTCGGAAGCGGTCACCCGCGGGGAAAGCACTCTTCGGGAGCGTGTCTCAGGAGGTTCTCCTGAAGTCAGAGCGACCGGTCCTAATCGAAACGACCGATTGA
- a CDS encoding Rieske (2Fe-2S) protein — MSADSQIKDDYTKVASVEDIPRGRGIAVNANGIEIAIFNVKGEFYALSNRCPHQNAPLYKAGEEKINAEHTWTKSRGGVNEEELSVSCPWHLWELDIESGEHEVSGKCIGTFDAEAVDGDVYVRI; from the coding sequence ATGAGCGCAGATTCACAGATCAAAGACGACTACACCAAGGTCGCATCGGTCGAAGATATCCCCCGTGGCCGCGGGATTGCGGTGAACGCTAACGGAATCGAAATCGCGATCTTCAACGTCAAGGGCGAATTTTACGCCCTGTCGAACCGCTGTCCACACCAAAACGCGCCGCTGTACAAGGCGGGTGAGGAGAAGATTAACGCGGAACATACGTGGACGAAGTCCCGCGGTGGGGTCAACGAAGAGGAGCTCAGCGTGAGTTGTCCGTGGCATCTCTGGGAACTGGATATCGAGTCCGGTGAGCATGAGGTTTCAGGGAAGTGTATCGGTACGTTTGACGCCGAGGCCGTCGACGGCGACGTCTACGTCCGGATCTGA